DNA from Roseimicrobium sp. ORNL1:
CAAGCTTTCCCCCCTCCAGGCCATCCGCGACGCGGAGACCTTCAGCGCCCCGCTGTATGTCACCTATGAACTGCGTGATGAAGCCGGTGCGAAGCAGGAGCGCGTGTACATGGGCGAACTGCCCATGATGACCACCCGCGGTACCTTCGTCATCAACGGCGCCGAGCGCGTCGTGGTGAGCCAGCTGCACCGCTCCCCTGGCATCTGCTTTGAAACCCAGCAGCACCTGAACGGCCGCTGGTTGTTCGGCTTCCGCATCATCCCTGACCGCGGTACCTGGCTGGAAGTCCAGTTCGACACGAACGACCTTCTCTACGTCTACCTCGACCGCCGCCGCCGCCGCCGCAAGTTCCTTGCGACCACGCTGCTTCGCGTGATCGGCTATCCCGGTGACGAGGACATCCTCAAGCTCTTCTATCCCATTGAGGACCTGAAGCTGAAGGAAACCATGTCCGAAGAAGAACTGGCCGCGAAGGTCATCTTCAAGGACGTGCTTGATGGCGAGCTCATCGTGGCCCGCGCCTATGAGCCCCTCACGCAGGGCATCGTGCGCCAGCTCATCCAGCTTGGCCACAAAGGCCTTCGCTGCGTCACCGCGTCCCAGGACGACCTCATCATCGCCTCCCTCCGCAAGGATGTGGCGCACGATGAAGACGAGGCCCTCAAGGAAATCTACCGCCGCCTCCGCCCTGGAGACCCGCCCACGATCCCGAACGCCCGCGCCCTTGTGAAGCGCTTGTTCTTCGATCCGAAGCGCTATGACCTTACCCGCGTCGGTCGCTACAAGATCAACCAGAAGCTCAGCATCAAGGTCGACTCCGATGAGCGCATCCTCATCTCCGAGGACGTCGTCTCCGCGCTGCGTTACCTCTTCAAGCTGCGCGCTGGTGAAGGCGTGCTTGACGACATTGACCACCTTGGCAGCCGCCGCGTGCGTGCCGTGGGTGAACTCCTTGCCAACCAGTGCCGCGTGGGCCTCGCCCGCACCGAGCGTCTGGTGAAGGAGCGCATGACCCTCTTTGATGTGAACATGGATGTGATGACGCCCCAGAAGCTCATCAATCCGAAGGCGCTCAGCGCCGTGGTGCGCGACTTCTTCGCGCGCTCCCAGCTGAGCCAGTTCATGGACCAGATCAATCCTCTGGCCGAGCTGACCCACAAGCGTCGTCTTTCCGCTCTCGGACCTGGCGGTCTGAATCGTGACCGCGCCGGCTTCGAAGTGCGCGACGTGCATACCTCGCACTACGGCCGCATCTGCCCGATTGAGACCCCGGAAGGTCCGAACATCGGTCTGATCAACTCCCTCTGCTCCTACGCCCGCATCAACGAATTCGGCTTCATCGAGACGCCGTATCGTCGTGTGGAAAACGGCGTGGTGACCGAGAAGATCGACTACCTCACCGCCGACCAGGAAGAGAACCACACGGTCGCCCAGGCGAACAACGTCACGGACGACAAGGGCAAGTTCAAGGAAGAGAAGGTCACCGCGCGTTACCGTGGTGAGTTCCTTGAAGTGCTTCCCGCGCAGGCGACCTACATGGACGTCTCGCCGAAGCAGCTCGTGTCCGTCGCCGCCTCGCTGATTCCGTTCCTCGAGCACGATGACGCCAACCGCGCTCTGATGGGCTCGAACATGCAGCGCCAGGGCGTGCCGCTTCTCGAAGCAGAAGCGCCGTTCGTCGGCACCGGCATGGAATCCAAGGCCGCTCGCGACTCACAAGCCGTGATCGTGTCGGACTCCGCAGGCGTCGTGGCCAGCGCTACCGCCGATTTCATCATCGTGACCAAGGACGGTCAGCTTCCCGTGACCGAGAAGGTCTTCGCGACCGAGCCCTTGAAGGTGGTGACCGACCCTGAGAAGGGCGTGTACTTCTACCCGCTGCGCAAGTTCATGCGCTCCAACGCGGGCACCTGCATCAACCAGCGTCCGCTGGTGAAGCGCGGCCAGAAGATCAAGAAGGGTGACGTCCTTGCCGACGGTCCCTGCACGCACAACGGCGAACTCGCACTGGGCCGCAACATGCTCGTCGCGTTCATGCCGTGGAACGGTTACAACTTCGAAGATGCCATCGTCATCAGCCGCAAGGTGGTGAAGGAAGACATCTACACCTCCATTCACATTGAGGACTTCGAAATCGGCGCCCGCGACACGAAGCTCGGCCCTGAGGAAATCACGCGAGACATCCCGAACGTGGGTGACGAAGCGCTGAAGAACCTCGGTGCAGACGGCGTGGTGCGCATCGGCGCGGAAGTGAAGCCTGGCGACATTCTCGTCGGCAAGATCACTCCGAAGAGCGAAACCGAACTGGCTCCTGAAGAGCGCCTCCTGCGCGCCATCTTCGGTGAAAAGGCCGCGGACGTGAAGGACACCTCCCTGCGTGTTCCCTCCGGCTGCACCGGTATCGTCATGGATGTGCGTGTGTCCTCCCGCACCGGCGCTGACAAGGAGCGCCTCTCGCCTGCTGAGCAGAAGAAGCAGACGAAGCAGATCGTGGAAGACCACAAGCAGAAGACGGAGCAGCTCACCGAGCAGCTCACGGAGAAGCTTTCCGAGATCCTCCTCAACGAGAAGATCCCGCTCGACGTGGTGAACGGCGAGACCGGTGAAGTCATCATCGGCGCGAACAAGAAGATCACCAAGACCCTCCTCCGCACGCTGGCTGAAAACTGGCGCACGATCGAAATCGACCAGTCCCCGGTCCGTAACAAGATCATGGACATCGTCGCCGCCTTCGAGGCGAAGTTCGACGAGGCCGACACCGAGCGTGAACAGTCCCTCGACCGCATCGAGCAGGGCGACGAAATGGAGAGCGGCGTGATCAAGCAGGTCCGCGTGTTCATCGCCAGCAAGCGTAAGCTGAGCGTCGGTGACAAGATGGCCGGACGTCACGGCAACAAGGGCGTGGTGGCCACCATCGTGCCTGAAGAAGACATGCCCTTCCTTGAGGACGGTTCCCCCGTGGACATCTGCCTCAACCCGCTCGGCGTGCCTTCCCGTATGAACGTGGGCCAGGTGCTTGAGACCCACCTTGGCGTCGCAGCCAAGGCCCTCGGCTTCACGGTCGCGACCCCGGTGTTCGACGGTATCAAGGAAGAGCGAATTCTCGAATACCTCAAGGAAGCCAAGGCCAAGCCCGGCTACGAGTGGATCGGCCTGAACGGCAAGAGCAAGCTCTATGATGGCCGCACTGGCGAGCCCTTCGGCCAGGAGGTCGTTGTCGGCTACATCTACATGCTGAAGCTCGGACACCTTGTGGCGGACAAGATTCACGCCCGTGCGGTTGGACCTTACTCCCTCGTGACCCAGCAGCCGCTGGGTGGCAAGGCCCAGTACGGTGGCCAGCGTTTCGGTGAGATGGAAGTGTGGGCCCTCGAAGCCTACG
Protein-coding regions in this window:
- the rpoB gene encoding DNA-directed RNA polymerase subunit beta, which codes for MSQRINFGKLKEPVDPPNLIEIQLRSYEEFLQKDVTPSKRKDIGLQAVFREVFPIASYDEKMTLDFTHYEIGEPKLSPLQAIRDAETFSAPLYVTYELRDEAGAKQERVYMGELPMMTTRGTFVINGAERVVVSQLHRSPGICFETQQHLNGRWLFGFRIIPDRGTWLEVQFDTNDLLYVYLDRRRRRRKFLATTLLRVIGYPGDEDILKLFYPIEDLKLKETMSEEELAAKVIFKDVLDGELIVARAYEPLTQGIVRQLIQLGHKGLRCVTASQDDLIIASLRKDVAHDEDEALKEIYRRLRPGDPPTIPNARALVKRLFFDPKRYDLTRVGRYKINQKLSIKVDSDERILISEDVVSALRYLFKLRAGEGVLDDIDHLGSRRVRAVGELLANQCRVGLARTERLVKERMTLFDVNMDVMTPQKLINPKALSAVVRDFFARSQLSQFMDQINPLAELTHKRRLSALGPGGLNRDRAGFEVRDVHTSHYGRICPIETPEGPNIGLINSLCSYARINEFGFIETPYRRVENGVVTEKIDYLTADQEENHTVAQANNVTDDKGKFKEEKVTARYRGEFLEVLPAQATYMDVSPKQLVSVAASLIPFLEHDDANRALMGSNMQRQGVPLLEAEAPFVGTGMESKAARDSQAVIVSDSAGVVASATADFIIVTKDGQLPVTEKVFATEPLKVVTDPEKGVYFYPLRKFMRSNAGTCINQRPLVKRGQKIKKGDVLADGPCTHNGELALGRNMLVAFMPWNGYNFEDAIVISRKVVKEDIYTSIHIEDFEIGARDTKLGPEEITRDIPNVGDEALKNLGADGVVRIGAEVKPGDILVGKITPKSETELAPEERLLRAIFGEKAADVKDTSLRVPSGCTGIVMDVRVSSRTGADKERLSPAEQKKQTKQIVEDHKQKTEQLTEQLTEKLSEILLNEKIPLDVVNGETGEVIIGANKKITKTLLRTLAENWRTIEIDQSPVRNKIMDIVAAFEAKFDEADTEREQSLDRIEQGDEMESGVIKQVRVFIASKRKLSVGDKMAGRHGNKGVVATIVPEEDMPFLEDGSPVDICLNPLGVPSRMNVGQVLETHLGVAAKALGFTVATPVFDGIKEERILEYLKEAKAKPGYEWIGLNGKSKLYDGRTGEPFGQEVVVGYIYMLKLGHLVADKIHARAVGPYSLVTQQPLGGKAQYGGQRFGEMEVWALEAYGAAYTLQELLTVKSDDVQGRTRIYESIVKGDNALEAGTPESFNVLIKEMQSLGLDVKVVNRNTNEEEMLGGFAPAVGM